The DNA sequence TCAACGCAACGGATCTCAGTTTGCGACTGACGTTAAAACCGCCGCCGGTAAATTCACAGCTCGCTGCTAAAACACCGGCGCTGGAGCTACCGCCCAGCGACAGCACACCGATCATCGAGAAGAAATCGTTGCAAGTCCTGCGACCGGCGCGCTTGGCTTTAAAAATGGACGGCAAAAGGAGGGGCGATATCAACGTGATATTGCGCGGCCAAGAAATCCTCGTGCGCCTACGCGATTTGACGGCTCTAAGCGTTAACGCAGAGTCGGCGCAAACTGAGGCGATCCGCGGTGAAAGATATGTTTCACTCAAATCGCTTACCGGCCAAATCAGTTACTCGCTTGATTCTTCGGCGCTTACTCTAGCTTTGACCTCCAGGCCAAATTCCGCGGAAACGCAAATCGCCATCGCTACTCCCGCGGCGCCAACGACCGCGCCGCCGCTAGCAACCGAACAGCGGGCGATTTTAGAATTTCGCGTCAACGCTGAAAGTAAGGGCGAAGCGGATGTCATTCTGCGCGGTGAGGACGTGCTCGCGCGGGTGAAAGATTTACAGTCGGTGGGCATGGTTGTGATCGACGGCCGAAAGGAAACCATCGCCGGCGAAAGTTACGTCTCGTTGCGTTCGTTGGCGCCATCTTTAACGTTTGGTATCAATGACAGCGATCTTTCCTTCGATCTTACGCTGGTGCCGGAAGTATTTGGCGCCCATGTCTTGAGTGGTCGCGATTACCGGCCGGCAAAACTGGAACATCGTGAGGACACCAGCGCCTTTGTCAACTACGCGGTCAACGCCAACGATTTCAAAAAGGTCAGCGCCTTCAGCGAGATCGGCTTGACCGTGAAAAATGCGCTGGTCTACAACAGCGTGTCGCGGAAATTGAATGGCGATATCGTGCGCGGCTTGACCAACGTTACACTTAGCGACCGCAACGTCAACGTGCGCACGATGATCGGCGACCGTCTAGTCAACTCCGACTTTCTCGGCAGCAGCATCACTATGGGCGGCCTGAGTTATTATCGTGAATTCGGACTCGACCCCTACTTCATACGCAATCCAGGCCTAAATTATTCTGGCGCGGTGGCGACGCCGTCGACGCTCGACGTTTACGCCAACGGCCGGCTCGTGCGCCGTGTGCCGTTACCGCCGGGACAGTTTCAACTGAACGATCTGCCGGTGCCGACGGGCAGCAACAATGCTCGTTTCGTGATTCGCGATGCCTTCGGCCGCGAGAGAGAATTAGGATCGCAATTTTTTTATTTCACGTCTGGATTGCTCAAGCCCCGCCTGCACGATTTCAGTTACAACGTCGGCTCGCGCCGGGACGATCTTGCCAACAAAAGTTGGAGCTACGATTCACCGGTGTTTCTCGGCCATCATCGCTATGGCTTTTCCGACGCCGTCACCGCTGGTGTGCGGATGGAAGGCGGACGTAGTTTGGTGAGTGGCGGACCGAGCGTTTCGTTCTTGTTGCCGGTGGGTGAGATGGAAGTTACCACGGCCGCGAGTAACGAACATGGCCGCCCTGGCGGCGCAGCATTTCTCGGCTACAGCTACATCGACCGGCGATTTAGTTTGGGCAGCTCGGTCAAAGTGCAGAGCGAAAGTTACGCGACCACCAGCTTGAGTTACAAGAAAGCGCGTTCGTGGTTGGAGTCAGGGGTTTATGTCGCCTTTCCGGTCACCGATCAGACAACTATTAATCTTCGGTACGCCTTCGCAGATTCTGCTCAGAATGGCATGGAGCATCGCGCTCAATGGTTTACAGGAACGCGCTTGACACAGAATCTAACTTTCATAACCGGCACCAGCTTCGATCTAAAAGGCGGCCGCCATTCACTGGGACTTAATGCCGGACTAAGCTTCAACCTCGGCGAAGTCGGCGGCGCGGTGTCCTTTCAACACGACGACGACACCAAGGGAAAAGGCACCTTGGATTTTCGCAAGAGTTTACCCATCGGACCAGGTTACGGTTACGGTTTACAAGCGACGAGCCAAGGCGATCTCGATAGCGTTTTTCAATATCAAACCTCCTTCGGCCGCTATGAAGCCAACTACAATCGGCTCGACGGCCAGAACGGCTCGCGCTTGAGCGCGGCGGGCGGATTGGCATTGATCGACGGCGGCGTGCAGTTCACCCGGCCAGTGCAAGACAGTTTCGCGTTGATCAAAGTTCCCGGCCTGGCCGGCGTCAAAGGTTACTTGAACAATCTCGAAGTGGGCAGCACCGACGCCAACGGCCGGCTGTTCGTGCCCAATCTACTTTCTTACTACGGCAACAATTTGGGAATCTCCAAGAAAGATCTACCCTTCAACTATAACGTTGAAGCCACCGACAAAATCGTATCCGCGCCCTACCGCGGCGGCGCCGTGGTTGAATTTCCCGCCCTGCGCATTCAGCGCGTGCTCGGCAAAACCGTGATCGAGAGCGGCGGTAAGATAACGATTCCAAAATACGGTCAGCTGACCGTGACTGGACAAGGCCAAAGCAGCGAATCACCCTTGGGCAACGACGGAGAATTTTATTTCGAGAATCTCACAAGCGGCCGTTATCAAGCGCAAATCGACACCAAGAATCTGACTTGCGACTTCGCGCTGCAAATCCCGGCCAGCAACGATGAGTCGATTGAGCTTGGAACCCTCCGATGTGTAACGCAATGAACTGGATGCGATGATAAACCGGCGAAAATTATTTCTCACGGTGTTAGTCGTGCTCGGGCTGGTGTTGCCGATAAAATCGGCTCAGGCGGCCTGTACTCTTCGCGGCGCATCCATCGCTTTTGGCACCTACGATCCGATTAGCTTGACGCCTTTGGATACCGCCGGTGCGGTGATCTATCGCTGTGCGGGCAGCGATCACAACATCACGATCACATTGAGCCGTGGCGGCGGAGCAACCTTTGCCACGCGGCGCATGATTAAGGGCTCCGAACAACTTTTTTATAATCTCTATCGGGATGCGGCACGCACGGCGATTTGGGGCGACGGCACCGGCGGTACGCAAAGCTTTTTCATCGGCAACCCACAAGCCAATAACACCGACCTCAGCGTGCCAATCTTCGGCCGCATCCCGGCGGGACAAAATGTCAGTAAGGGCAGCTTCAGCGACACGATTACCGTGACCTTGATATTCTAATGATTGCTATCTCTTGATCGTGTGGCACTTTTTTTGAACGTTTTGTTGTCTAGTAATAAAAAAATCGCATGCGAGTTTCTAAACTTTCCAGTCCGTAAATTTATAAAATCTGTTGCTGAAGGAAGAAGTAGCGGCTGGCGGCGTTGAGGGGGAGGCCGTTGCTCTTAAAATAAGACGACCTCCCCCGATGGAAAATAATGACGAATGCGTACGCTTGTGGCGCTTACTTCTTCTTCTCTACTTCACCTGGCTGCAGGCCCGGTTCGAAGCCGCCGACCTCGTGGTAGACCACTTCTTTTTTCTCTTCGAACGCTCTGACCTGGGGAATCTGTCCCGGTAGACCGAGTTTCTTCCATTCGCCGGCGACCTTGTCGTACATCTCTTTGCGCAGTGCGGTGCGCTTGGAAAAAACCGGCAGGTAGCGATGTTCTTTGCAAGCGTTGATCAGCGCTTTCGAACCGTAAGGGCGCTTCTCCGGTGGATTCTGGGTCGGATCGAGCCAGGTGGACCAAGTGTTGCGCAAAATATCGATGTCGTCGATGGGATTGCAGCGGCTGCTCATGGCCCAAATCACTTGATCCATGTCGGTGGGGTCAACATCTTCATCAACCGCGATGATCCATTTCGTGTAATAAGCGCCGCCGGGAACTTGCGCCGCCAATGCCAGTGCTTGCGCCGCGTGGCCGGCGTAGCGCTGTTCGAGCGCGATCACGGTCATACCGAAGCCGCCGGCGCCGGCGGGATGGGCATAGATTCCCTGAATACCTGGAATGCCGAGTTTATCGAGATCGTCCCAAATTCGTGCCGAGCGAATGATCGAGAAAAAGCCGCTCTGCTCGTTGGACGGATAGTCGGCCATTAGAGCATTGGTCAGAATCGGATTGTTGCGATAGTGCACCGCGGTGATTTCGACCAACGGACAACCCGCTTCCGGCCGGCCATAGTAGCCGGGAAATTCACCGAAGGGACCTTCGCTGCGCACCGAATTGGGCTTGATGATACCTTCGATCATGAACTCGGCGTTGGCCGGCAACAACAGATCGGTAGTCTTGCCTTTGACCACGGGAATCGGTTCGCCTTTGATGCCGCCCAAAAATTCATACTCGGAAACATTTTTCGGAAAAGTTTGCGAGCCGACTACCATGAACAGCGGATCGATGCCCCAAGCGGCCGCCACTTGCACCGGCTTGCCCTGTTGCCATGAGCGCGTGATGTGCAAGCGCGCGTCTTTGCCCGGCGAAAGATAGAGGCCGCATTCGTTTTTGCTCTGCAGCATCATGCGGTAGGTGCCGACGTTCAAGTAGCCGCTGTCCGGATCGCGAGTAATGACGCAGTCGGCGGTGCCGGCATAACGGCCGCCGTCTAAAGGCCAATGGCGCGGTATTGGCAGCTGCGATAAATCGATTTTGTCGCCGGTGAGCGTATTTTGGTACATCGCCGCTTGCGCCGCGGGCACTTCGCGCGGTGGCATGCGGTTTTTCAATTTATCCTTGACCCGGCGAATCAGTTCGACGATCGGTGTGTCATGCGGTTCTTCCATGGTGAGCGCGATGCGCGGAATGCTCGGGCCGAGGATGTTCCACAGCGACTGGGCCTTATAGGAGCTTTTTTCGTAGCCTTTAATATTATCGAACAGGATCGCCGGCGAAGGTTTTTGCTTGGCGACGAGATAACCGATGGCGCTCATCTCCTCATCGCAGCTGACCGAATCTTTGACCCGCACCAAATCGCCCAGCGCTTCGACTTCACCGAGCCACTCGCGCAGATCTTGAATCGGTTTCTTACCCGCCTTTGCGACAACTTCTTCTCGTTTGGCCATGGACCTCTCCTCCGAATGTTTTCCTGCGGCTGTTGGTTAATTTATAAGCGGCCGCCCTTGGGCAGCAGCGAACGGAAATAAGCGAAAGCGTCATAGGAACGGAACATCATGTTTTCTTTCATGTAGTCGATCTCTTTTTGCGGCATGACTTCCGGCTTGCCGACGCAGCTAGCGACGAACTGCATATAGGCCGTCCGCTCCAGGTAAATCGCGTGGACCGTAGCATATTCCAAGCTATCGCCAACCACAACAACGCCGTGGCCCTTGAGCAGCATCGCCATGCGGTCTTTTAGCGTCGCGCAGATTTCTTTGCCGTCTTGCATGGTGTAGATCAAGCGCGGGCTGGGGAAAATCGGCGTTTCCGGCGCGAACACCGCGGCCTGATTGTAAATCGGCAGGATCGGCGTGCCGGCGACGGAAAAAGCGGTGGCCAAGGTTTGGTGTGTGTGGACCACCGAATTCACTTCCGGCCGAGCGTGATAGATTGCCGCGTGGATCATGGTCTCGCGGGGCGGATTTTTGATTTTGGTGACGGCGCGTTTGCTGCCGGCCTTGGCGTAGTTCTGCTCACAAACTTCGAAGTATTGGTCGATGTCGACTTCGATAATATGTTTGGGCGCGACTTCGCCGAGGGGAGCCAACACCGGCTTGATGAAAAATTTTCTTGTTCCGGGAATTCGCGCACTGACATGGCCGTGGTAATCGGCCAAGCCTTGGTGGAACATGATGCGGTTGCCTAGGGCGACTTTCTTTTTGATTTCTTCGAGATCTTTCTTGCTGGTTTTCACTGTTCTTCCCTTTCTCCGTCTAGTTAAACCGCGCGCTGGAGCGGTTGTGGTTCATAAATCGATTTGTCGTCGCTTTCAGCCCAATGGCGGACGTTCATCCAATTCCACTGTTCCGGATAGGCTCGCACCGTGCGTTCAAGCCATTGGACCAAGCGCGCGGTGTTCTCGCTAATTGCCGCATTACCCTTGCCACTCCGTTCGAGAACCAACTCCGGCTCAATGATCAGTTTCAAACTGTCGTCGCCCTGGCGCACCAAATAGGCCGGCACGATCGCCGCGCCGGTGCGTAGGGCAATGGTCGCCGGGCCGCGCCGCGCGATCACGGTGCCGCCAAAAAACCGCACGGCGATGCCGTTGCCTCGGCGAAACTCGTCGGCGATGACAATCGCCACTTGGTTCTGGCGCAACACCGCGCTCAGTTCCCGTAGCGCTTCGCGCCGGGGGCGGGCATGAATCGTTCGTTGCCGGACGCGCAGGCGATAATCATCCAGCAATCCGGCCAAGCCGCGATCGCGCGGCGAGTTCATTAGCACCGCGGTTGGGTAACCTTCGACGGTGAGCCGACTGCCGAGCAGGAAAAAATTTTCCCAGATGGGCGCTGAGCAGCACGACGCCATGCCCTTTAGCCAGCGCGGCATCGAGATTTTCTCGTCCCATCA is a window from the Deltaproteobacteria bacterium genome containing:
- a CDS encoding class II aldolase/adducin family protein — its product is MKTSKKDLEEIKKKVALGNRIMFHQGLADYHGHVSARIPGTRKFFIKPVLAPLGEVAPKHIIEVDIDQYFEVCEQNYAKAGSKRAVTKIKNPPRETMIHAAIYHARPEVNSVVHTHQTLATAFSVAGTPILPIYNQAAVFAPETPIFPSPRLIYTMQDGKEICATLKDRMAMLLKGHGVVVVGDSLEYATVHAIYLERTAYMQFVASCVGKPEVMPQKEIDYMKENMMFRSYDAFAYFRSLLPKGGRL
- a CDS encoding SCPU domain-containing protein; this encodes MINRRKLFLTVLVVLGLVLPIKSAQAACTLRGASIAFGTYDPISLTPLDTAGAVIYRCAGSDHNITITLSRGGGATFATRRMIKGSEQLFYNLYRDAARTAIWGDGTGGTQSFFIGNPQANNTDLSVPIFGRIPAGQNVSKGSFSDTITVTLIF
- a CDS encoding fimbrial biogenesis outer membrane usher protein translates to MLRRLWIALVMIAMALMPSLVLSAEQRARLELRVDQKRFGTIEVVFRGEDILARLTDLKAANIDSFGGRVETILGVEHVSLKSMNRALSYELNATDLSLRLTLKPPPVNSQLAAKTPALELPPSDSTPIIEKKSLQVLRPARLALKMDGKRRGDINVILRGQEILVRLRDLTALSVNAESAQTEAIRGERYVSLKSLTGQISYSLDSSALTLALTSRPNSAETQIAIATPAAPTTAPPLATEQRAILEFRVNAESKGEADVILRGEDVLARVKDLQSVGMVVIDGRKETIAGESYVSLRSLAPSLTFGINDSDLSFDLTLVPEVFGAHVLSGRDYRPAKLEHREDTSAFVNYAVNANDFKKVSAFSEIGLTVKNALVYNSVSRKLNGDIVRGLTNVTLSDRNVNVRTMIGDRLVNSDFLGSSITMGGLSYYREFGLDPYFIRNPGLNYSGAVATPSTLDVYANGRLVRRVPLPPGQFQLNDLPVPTGSNNARFVIRDAFGRERELGSQFFYFTSGLLKPRLHDFSYNVGSRRDDLANKSWSYDSPVFLGHHRYGFSDAVTAGVRMEGGRSLVSGGPSVSFLLPVGEMEVTTAASNEHGRPGGAAFLGYSYIDRRFSLGSSVKVQSESYATTSLSYKKARSWLESGVYVAFPVTDQTTINLRYAFADSAQNGMEHRAQWFTGTRLTQNLTFITGTSFDLKGGRHSLGLNAGLSFNLGEVGGAVSFQHDDDTKGKGTLDFRKSLPIGPGYGYGLQATSQGDLDSVFQYQTSFGRYEANYNRLDGQNGSRLSAAGGLALIDGGVQFTRPVQDSFALIKVPGLAGVKGYLNNLEVGSTDANGRLFVPNLLSYYGNNLGISKKDLPFNYNVEATDKIVSAPYRGGAVVEFPALRIQRVLGKTVIESGGKITIPKYGQLTVTGQGQSSESPLGNDGEFYFENLTSGRYQAQIDTKNLTCDFALQIPASNDESIELGTLRCVTQ
- a CDS encoding UbiD family decarboxylase; translation: MAKREEVVAKAGKKPIQDLREWLGEVEALGDLVRVKDSVSCDEEMSAIGYLVAKQKPSPAILFDNIKGYEKSSYKAQSLWNILGPSIPRIALTMEEPHDTPIVELIRRVKDKLKNRMPPREVPAAQAAMYQNTLTGDKIDLSQLPIPRHWPLDGGRYAGTADCVITRDPDSGYLNVGTYRMMLQSKNECGLYLSPGKDARLHITRSWQQGKPVQVAAAWGIDPLFMVVGSQTFPKNVSEYEFLGGIKGEPIPVVKGKTTDLLLPANAEFMIEGIIKPNSVRSEGPFGEFPGYYGRPEAGCPLVEITAVHYRNNPILTNALMADYPSNEQSGFFSIIRSARIWDDLDKLGIPGIQGIYAHPAGAGGFGMTVIALEQRYAGHAAQALALAAQVPGGAYYTKWIIAVDEDVDPTDMDQVIWAMSSRCNPIDDIDILRNTWSTWLDPTQNPPEKRPYGSKALINACKEHRYLPVFSKRTALRKEMYDKVAGEWKKLGLPGQIPQVRAFEEKKEVVYHEVGGFEPGLQPGEVEKKK